One part of the Epinephelus fuscoguttatus linkage group LG12, E.fuscoguttatus.final_Chr_v1 genome encodes these proteins:
- the LOC125897920 gene encoding von Willebrand factor A domain-containing protein 7-like produces MTSSGLAVLCLLLLLHTGAQGFGILPGKSLNHLEITESAILNVTAHVCRALAQAEGTDFTFPAQPLTAGAVAVACGAPKSSKSFRRAIIFITLMNVRVDLRHALNASFHFDEEMFDQGKKIITEGLKVVKASNTHENYEAARQKLGEILHPLQDFYSHSNYVELGNKSPNFNLIKSGSSIGTIAAESRATCRNCVGDNCTNNILKDIITEGILTSGYFSVVPINPHKPKGKCSHGGAVDQTSTIEPTGGINKDSFDASHGHLHMEAANVAIAATSDLLEDVRRAAGDREFLQMMGISKGSSKALCFVIDTTKSMSDDIAAVKEVAKTIITNVGTENEPAVYILVPFNDPDVGPLIKTSDAVTFKAVIDILSASGGGDDEEMSLSGLQMALSNAPSNSEIFLFTDAPAKDKHLKSTVTAYIERTQSVVNFMISGTTTVNRRRRSNDEKPKIAASDAQLYRNLAQASGGLTIEVSKNELLEATSVIIDSFSPSLVTLLQASRNPGRTETFSFIVDETVTNVIVYITGLSVSFTVISPTGASEESTSSTRSLITSSQSVGNFKTVKLQKIAGTWSIRMVSTDPYTLKVIGQSPLDFVFDFVEQSQGTFTGYDALDTRPRAGVNGSLLVSLSGSDTATVTEVALVESSESSEIIGVVEPQGSGNFLVHVDRIPSVEFMVRVKGQDNGSRATIVFQRQSPTSFRASNLTITADSQSILDPAKPFSVPFSVMTNGKGGNVTIRANNNRRFKSTFPTSLMLETGMSANGTVTISAPITTPSGTDVTLTIEVDDTEDTNYIALRFSVINSVTDFTQPTCEQLSLQANCSDNCSSATWELLVQVTDGAEGSGVRNVSLKKGNGTITTSLAPSNENITLVSYNASCCSPEMELRVVDRVGNVGICSYSYLESSSEAFSASTKVTQSPLLCLSIVVLGLYVLAELGIQ; encoded by the exons ATGACGTCTTCAGGGTTGGCTGTGttgtgtctcctcctcctcctgcacacTGGGGCACAGGGCTTTGGGATATTGCCAGGAAAGTCTCTGAATCATCTGGAAATCACAGAGAGTGCGATTTTAAATGTCACGGCGCATGTGTGCCGCGCTCTGGCCCAAGCTGAGGGGACAGACTTTACTTTTCCT GCACAGCCTCTCACTGCAGGGGCTGTTGCTGTGGCCTGTGGCGCTCCAAAGTCGTCCAAGAGTTTCCGCCGAGCCATTATATTCATCACACTGATGAATGTGCGGGTGGACCTCCGTCATGCCCTCAATGCAAGCTTCCACTTTGATGAAGAAATGTTTGATCAGGGAAAGAAAATCATCACTGAGGGATTAAAGGTTGTCAAAGCAAGCAACACGCATGAAAACTATGAGGCGGCGAGGCAGAAATTGGGAGAGATTTTACATCCTTTACAG GACTTCTACAGTCATAGTAACTATGTGGAACTGGGCAACAAATCCCCAAACTTCAATCTGATCAAATCAGGCAGCAGCATTGGTACCATAGCAG CTGAAAGCAGGGCAACATGTCGCAACTGTGTTGGAGACAACTGCACCAACAACATCTTGAAGGACATCATAACGGAGGGCATACTGACCTCTGGGTATTTTAGTGTTGTGCCTATAAACCCACACAAACCAAAAG GAAAATGCAGTCACGGCGGAGCAGTTGACCAAACAAGCACCATCGAACCTACAGGCGGGATCAACAAAGACAGTTTTGACGCCAGCCACGGACACCTCCACATGGAAGCTGCAAATGTGGCAATTGCTGCAACCAGTGACCTACTGGAGGACGTTCGCAGAGCTGCTGGTGACAGAGAGTTCCTCCA GATGATGGGAATTTCCAAAGGATCCAGTAAAGCTCTTTGCTTTGTGATCGACACCACAAAAAGCATGAGTGATGACATTGCAGCGGTGAAGGAAGTCGCTAAAACTATAATCACCAATGTGGGCACAGAGAATGAGCCCGCAGTTTACATCCTTGTACCTTTCAACGATCCAG ACGTCGGACCATTGATAAAGACTTCAGACGCAGTTACCTTCAAGGCTGTCATTGACATTCTGTCAGCAAGTGGTGGAGGAGATGACGAGGAAATGAGTCTTTCGGGGCTTCAG ATGGCTTTGAGCAATGCTCCTTCAAATTCTGAGATCTTCCTCTTCACGGATGCACCTGCTAAAGACAAACATCTGAAAAGCACAGTGACTGCATACATAGAGCGGACACAGTCAGTG GTAAACTTCATGATTTCTGGCACAACAACGGTCAATCGTAGGAGACGGAGTAATGATGAAAAACCCAAGATAGCAGCGTCAGATGCTCAGCTGTACAGAAACTTGGCTCAGGCTTCAGGAGGTCTGACTATTGAAGTCTCAAAGAATGAGCTCCTTGAAGCCACCAGCGTCATAATAGACTCCTTCAGTCCCTCTCTG GTGACCCTTCTTCAGGCATCCAGGAACCCAGGAAGGACAGAGACTTTCTCTTTTATAGTTGATGAGACAGTAACAAACGTTATAGTTTACATCACTGGACTCTCCGTCAGTTTCACTGTCATCAGTCCCACAG GTGCATCTGAGGAAAGCACCAGCTCGACGAGATCATTGATTACTTCATCACAGTCAGTGGGAAACTTTAAGACTGTGAAGCTACAAAAAATAGCTGGAACGTGGAGTATAAGAATGGTGTCAACTGATCCTTACACTCTGAAGGTGATAG GTCAGAGTCCTCTTGACTTCgtgtttgactttgtggagCAATCACAGGGCACATTTACAGGATATGATGCTCTTGACACACGTCCCAGAGCTG gTGTCAACGGTAGCTTGTTGGTGTCTTTATCGGGGAGTGACACAGCCACAGTGACGGAAGTCGCTTTGGTGGAATCGTCTGAGTCATCGGAGATTATAGGAGTCGTGGAGCCACAGGGTAGCGGAAACTTCTTAGTTCACGTTGACAGGATACCATCCGTGGAGTTTATGGTGCGGGTGAAGGGCCAGGACAATGGCTCCAGAGCTACAATAGTGTTCCAAAGGCAATCACCCACCAGTTTCAGAGCCTCAAATCTGACTATTACT GCtgattcacaaagcatcttggATCCAGCAAAACCATTCTCTGTGCCATTTTCTGTGATGACCAACGGAAAAGGGGGAAACGTCACCATCCGAGCCAACAACAACCGACGTTTTAAGTCAACATTTCCAACCAGTTTAATGCTGGAAACTGGAATGAGTGCTAATGGTACAGTGACCATCTCTGCACCTATTACCACCCCGTCTGGTACCGATGTCACCCTGACCATTGAGGTTGATGATACTGAAGATACTAACTACATCGCACTACGTTTCTCCGTCATTAACTCG GTGACTGATTTCACTCAGCCGACGTGTGAGCAGCTCAGCCTGCAAGCCAACTGCTCTGATAACTGCAGCTCAGCCACGTGGGAGCTCCTTGTCCAGGTGACCGATGGGGCTGAAGGGTCGGGTGTCCGCAATGTTAGCCTCAAAAAGGGAAACGGGACCATCACCACCAGCCTGGCCCCCAGCAACGAGAACATAACTCTGGTTTCCTACAATGCGTCTTGCTGTTCACCTGAAATGGAGTTGCgggttgtggatcgagtgggtAATGTGGGCATCTGTTCATACAGTTACCTGGAAAGCTCATCAGAGGCTTTCTCTGCGTCCACCAAAGTTACTCAGTCACCTCTTCTTTGTCTAAGCATAGTAGTGTTGGGACTCTATGTGCTGGCA